The bacterium genome window below encodes:
- the ltaE gene encoding low-specificity L-threonine aldolase, whose product MKIIDLRSDTVTLPTKEMYEAIASAKLGDDVFEDDPTTIEFEEIAARRIGTEAAMLVASGTMANLVSTLTHCGRGTEAILGDMSHIFLNEAGGMAALGGINPHVIPNQPDGTLKLEDIESAVRGDNVHYPRTRLVCLENTHNRCDGAVLTPEYITSVSDICRRHGLRLHLDGARIFNAAVALKKNVNEFTRHVDSVSFCLSKGLSCPIGSAVCGTKEYIKEARRTRKIVGGGMRQTGILAACGIVALNKMVGRLADDHANAQRLAQGIAQIVGLSIDPSTVHTNILYFDIKTDRFKPADLVSEMQEQGVKFLLTGPRRYRMVTHYGIEAGDIDLALKTLRSVMEQKP is encoded by the coding sequence ATGAAAATAATTGACCTCCGCAGCGATACGGTCACACTGCCAACAAAGGAAATGTACGAAGCCATAGCTTCGGCTAAGCTGGGCGACGACGTGTTCGAGGATGACCCTACGACGATCGAGTTCGAGGAGATCGCCGCGCGCAGGATCGGCACCGAAGCGGCCATGCTCGTTGCCAGCGGAACCATGGCAAACCTCGTGTCGACACTCACCCATTGCGGTCGCGGCACCGAGGCGATACTTGGCGATATGTCGCATATATTCTTGAACGAAGCCGGCGGTATGGCGGCGCTCGGCGGCATTAACCCGCACGTTATTCCCAATCAGCCTGACGGTACTTTGAAACTGGAAGACATCGAAAGCGCGGTCCGCGGGGACAACGTGCATTATCCGCGTACGCGGCTGGTCTGCCTGGAAAACACGCACAACCGCTGCGACGGCGCGGTCCTGACACCGGAATACATAACATCGGTGTCTGACATCTGCCGGCGCCATGGCCTGCGCCTGCACCTTGACGGCGCCCGCATTTTCAACGCGGCAGTGGCGTTGAAAAAAAACGTGAATGAATTTACCCGGCATGTGGATTCGGTCTCTTTCTGTCTTTCCAAGGGCTTGTCATGCCCGATCGGCTCAGCCGTCTGCGGCACAAAAGAATACATCAAGGAAGCGCGCCGCACGCGTAAAATAGTAGGCGGTGGTATGCGGCAGACCGGTATCCTGGCAGCCTGCGGCATCGTGGCTCTGAATAAAATGGTCGGCCGCCTGGCCGATGACCACGCCAATGCCCAGCGTCTTGCTCAGGGCATCGCGCAGATAGTCGGCCTATCGATCGACCCGTCCACGGTGCATACAAATATACTTTATTTTGACATAAAGACCGACCGGTTCAAACCAGCCGATCTGGTTTCTGAAATGCAGGAGCAGGGCGTCAAATTCCTGCTCACCGGTCCGCGACGGTATCGGATGGTAACGCATTACGGCATCGAAGCCGGG